The Lactuca sativa cultivar Salinas chromosome 2, Lsat_Salinas_v11, whole genome shotgun sequence genome includes the window tatttgtttattttttgtgCTAATTTTTAAAGCTTTCTTCACACAGGCTGAAATGGAAGCACGTAAAATACGTAGGGTGTTAGCGAATAGAGAGTCGGCTAGACAAACAATCCGTAGGAGACAGGTATTAATGAGTAATTATTTTCCAAATTTATTATAAAAActtaaaataattttataaagttaGGTTTTTTATATCTTTATGATAATTTTGCAAGGCAATTTTTGAGGAGCTAACAAGAAAGGCTGTTGATTTAGCATGGGAGAATGAGAATTTGAAAAAGGTTTGTACTTTTTTCTTAATACAAGTTTTAGTCATTTAAGTTTTACGTTTGTATAATTTTGCTACACGTTATATGTTCTTAAAATAGtttcattagatagaaattaagTTTCGATTTTTTGTTGACATTTTAAGAACATTGGAATGAAatggacttaggttaccattttattAAATTGTTGCAATGCGTCAACAAAAAATACAACATATTATAACAATGgaacaaaaaaatacaaaaaattataACGATAGAACAAAAATGAAAAATCGAACGTTAAGTGGCGTTTTGATTTTATGTAAAACTGAATATgtcacgtttttttttttttcataggaGAAGGACACCGCTTCGAAACATTATGATTCTTTGAAGACGAAGAACGAAAGCTTAAAAGCACAGGTGAAATAAAAAATCAAGTGTtaatttacacttttggtccctatATTATATTGATGTTTTCTAAAAATGGTCGAGAAGTAACTTCTTTTGCATTTGGATCACATTTCACGTTTCTTAATATGTTATGGACCACATAATTCAatcttcaaaaatcaaaatatgaACACAATCAAAATCAATACTCGAATAGCAAACACAAATCACAAAAAGCAAAAGATTCTTTTTCGATATTAATCAATTTTGCAACATTCGAAAAATTTGGATAAAATAAAAACATCTAACTAATAAAAATCTAATCATGTAGATGATCAAAGTTACAAACCTTGAAACCGATGAAACCCATGAAAAATCCACTACTTTAAACGAACAAGCGATTTCCTCATCATCGACAAATTCACCATTTATAATCTACAACCAACCACCTTTCTTACCCGTCATATGGCCATCCATGATCCACCCTACAAACTCCGGCCAACTACCCGCCGGAATAAATTCCGGCCAACTACCTGCCGGAATAGTTTTTCCGGTCAATAAACCCGATTCAAGTGAAGAAGGGAGTTCAACAACCGGAAGTCCGCTATATTTACTACCCTACCCCTGGCTCGTTACCCTACCCCAAAACACCACCCAACCCCCGCCCCAACCCCGCCTCCATTCTTTCAATCTAAACGACAAACCGAAAGAGTGTTCCGAGTTTCGGGAATTCTTCCCGGAAAAAGCATTGGAAACACCTAACCACCACGGTTTCCCGCCTGATGGTGGCGGCCGACAGACACCGGAGCCACCACGTGTGAGTTGTGAAGCACTTATTGAACATGATAGTGAGGAAATTGATGGTGAAATTCACAAAGTTCCTATGTGCTCAGGTAAAAGATTAGGTGGTGACGTGGCGGCTGCCGCCGAAGCCAGGAAAAGGCGTAAACAACTCACGAGATTAAAGGGCCACTTTCATTGCCGTCAACTTAGGATGCATTAGCGGTATCTGTTATCCAGGCCAGTAACTGGTACTGATACTTATACTGTATCGACGGATGTGTGAGGGAGTGTGAAAGTAAGTTGTTATTTTTTGTGGTGTTTGGATTGGGTTGAGGCTAATATGAGAATGAAGATGTATATATGGTGTTGAGGGAGGACTTATGATATAGTGTTTTGAAGTGGCTGATAATGGTCACTCTCAATTTAATAAGCGGATGCTAGCTTCCATATGTTGTAGTTCACTGGTGCAAAATGAACGTCACTAGTGTCTTTAGTCATATTTCCCTTGAGGAAGACGAATACGATAGAATTGGATTTGTGTTTTTATCTTATAGTCgagtatctttttttttttggtattttatgATGTGGGATATTTTGTTGTTGTTCAAGGACACAAATTGTTAAAACGTGATGTTATACATTTTTTATCAAGTTTTGTGATAGTGTTTATCTTTCATTAAATTATGTAATGGATACAATTAGTTAAATACGTTCTACTAGTGAAAAATTTGGACTCGACGAGAGATGTAGTATAGCATGCATCTCTATTCCGTATGGGATGTGGTTTGGATTCTCTCCCTTTTGTGTATTTTGGCGTTCGTAACACTTGAAAATGTCAAAGATGGAAGGATGCAACTAGTCTTATTTTGGGGCTTCTAAAACTTCGGAAGTCTTATGGTCAACAGGTTCACGAAGAAAGAAGAAAGGTCTTTGTGCTTTTTTACAGTAAcggtttatatattttaaaaaaatatatatgaaaaacaGTCTAGATAATAGAAAATTTACATATTACATGTACATCCCCACAATATTGCTATTTTTCGTCtctatattttattatttgtttcaAATTTTAATCAAATGAGTTATGTATATTTGAAGGATTGTACACTATCGTAGTCGCCAAAATAGTAGGTTACCACCAACGACTTGTTAGTTCATAAAATCCAGTCGACTAAAATAGGCTAATGTGGTATGAAATTATTCATACCAATCGACCCGATTACGGcattttatttgaaaaataaattttgattaaaagacaACTCAACACCTTCACAAAGATAAAATGACTGAAAAAATCGAACATACCAAATAGTTAAAGAACACTTGTCTACTATTAATAATCTTGCATGGGATGAAAATCTACTTAGACATCATTACTAGTGATAAACACTGCCTCTTGACGGTTTTTTTCACCATCGGTATTATACCGACCGCATTATTTCACCGGTGGCAAATGTGagacaactctctctctctctctctctctctctctctctctctctctctctctctctctctctctctctctctctctctctctctctctctctNNNNNNNNNNNNNNNNNNNNNNNNNNNNNNNNNNNNNNNNNNNNNNNNNNNNNNNNNNNNNNNNNNNNNNNNNNNNNNNNNNNNNNNNNNNNNNNNNNNNNNNNNNNNNNNNNNNNNNNNNNNNNNNNNNNNNNNNNNNNNNNNNNNNNNNNNNNNNNNNNNNNNNNNNNNNNNNNNNNNNNNNNNNNNNNNNNNNNNNNNNNNNNNNNNNNNNNNNNNNNNNNNNNNNNNNNNNNNNNNNNNNNNNNNNNNNNNNNNNNNNNNNNNNNNNNNNNNNNNNNNNNNNNNNNNNNNNNNNNNNNNNNNNNNNNNNNNNNNNNNNNNNNNNNNNNNNNNNNNNNNNNNNNNNNNNNNNNNNNNNNNNNNNNNNNNNNNNNNNNNNNNNNNNNNNNNNNNNNNNNNNNNNNNNNNNNNNNNNNNNNNNNNNNNNNNNNNNNNNNNNNNNNNNNNNNNNNNNNNNNNNNNNNNNNNNNNNNNNNNNNNNNNNNNNNNNNNNNNNNNNNNNNNNN containing:
- the LOC111894405 gene encoding uncharacterized protein LOC111894405 isoform X1, which gives rise to MAGHVSSSPSPYLLRLLINTSIAHLSLHFISLATCLLLQQPIMDAIRASPADFDPMVKIELEAAEALAGLAHFPATVSESHGSESIAERVKDESNSSFDTSHSYEKKSGNSGILNQKLVKDEQSIDLRLNPAYPTNCSSSGRKSRQNLTEAEMEARKIRRVLANRESARQTIRRRQAIFEELTRKAVDLAWENENLKKEKDTASKHYDSLKTKNESLKAQMIKVTNLETDETHEKSTTLNEQAISSSSTNSPFIIYNQPPFLPVIWPSMIHPTNSGQLPAGINSGQLPAGIVFPVNKPDSSEEGSSTTGSPLYLLPYPWLVTLPQNTTQPPPQPRLHSFNLNDKPKECSEFREFFPEKALETPNHHGFPPDGGGRQTPEPPRVSCEALIEHDSEEIDGEIHKVPMCSGKRLGGDVAAAAEARKRRKQLTRLKGHFHCRQLRMH
- the LOC111894405 gene encoding uncharacterized protein LOC111894405 isoform X2 — protein: MAGHVSSSPSPYLLRLLINTSIAHLSLHFISLATCLLLQQPIMDAIRASPADFDPMVKIELEAAEALAGLAHFPATVSESHGSESIAERVKDESNSSFDTSHSYEKKSGNSGILNQKLVKDEQSIDLRLNPAYPTNCSSSGRKSRQNLTEAEMEARKIRRVLANRESARQTIRRRQAIFEELTRKAVDLAWENENLKKEKDTASKHYDSLKTKNESLKAQMIKVTNLETDETHEKSTTLNEQAISSSSTNSPFIIYNQPPFLPVIWPSMIHPTNSGQLPAGINSGQLPAGIVFPVNKPDSSEEGSSTTGSPLYLLPYPWLVTLPQNTTQPPPQPRLHSFNLNDKPKECSEFREFFPEKALETPNHHGFPPDGGGRQTPEPPRVKD